A single region of the Chelmon rostratus isolate fCheRos1 chromosome 5, fCheRos1.pri, whole genome shotgun sequence genome encodes:
- the plat gene encoding tissue-type plasminogen activator isoform X3, with the protein MTRALGPLVLLSVLCCYLADNVELLRSKRGTRFYRDCYVSQCYNGGTCKEAVYTSDYICQCPPGFSGTHCEINTKESCVTGQGEGYRGTWSISHSGAECINWNSTSLRGRRFTARKVDASSLGLGNHNFCRNPDHDSSPWCYIYRGTQIVWEFCSMPKCPEDRYQECVLGSGQSYRGTASVTKSGSRCLPWDTPALKRKLNNAWRADALELGLGSHSFCRNPDGDVGPWCHTYKNMLLTWELCDIPKCSRRPSIITTSGPRAPTPNNNNRATCGQRLDNTLNRPAFRMFGGRESDITEQPWQAVINVYQARLRQHFHRCGGILIDSCWVLSAAHCFEENDKVEKLEVILGRTFRKQNSTSEQIFKVEKYWIHEKFDNETFDNDIALLKLKTDIGICAVNSPEVFPVCLPERGLVLPDWTECEISGYGRDTEFSAEYSERVKRGFVRLWPKERCVPDVLSGRPVTSNMLCAGDTRGLDDACKGDSGGPLVCRNNDKMTLMGVISWGDGCGQRDKPGVYTRVTHYIDWINGKITANPV; encoded by the exons ATGACCAGAGCACTTGGTCCCCTAGtactcctctctgttctctgctgctACCTAGCGGACAAT gtggagctgctccGCTCTAAGAGAGGGACTCGTTTTTACCGAG ACTGCTACGTGTCTCAGTGCTATAACGGAGGAACCTGTAAGGAGGCAGTGTACACTTCAGACTACATTTGTCAGTGTCCTCCAGGCTTCAGTGGGACTCACTGTGAAATCA ACACCAAAGAGAGCTGTGTAACGGGGCAGGGTGAAGGGTACCGCGGCACATGGAGTATCAGCCATTCAGGTGCAGAGTGCATCAACTGGAACTCTACGTCTCTGAGAGGAAGGAGGTTCACAGCTAGAAAAGTGGACGCCAGCAGTCTTGGCTTGGGCAATCACAACTTCTGCAG GAACCCTGACCATGACAGCTCTCCTTGGTGTTACATCTATCGAGGCACTCAGATCGTCTGGGAGTTTTGTTCCATGCCCAAATGTCCCGAAG ATAGGTACCAAGAATGTGTGCTGGGCTCGGGTCAGTCATACAGAGGCACAGCATCTGTCACTAAGAGCGGCTCTCGCTGTCTCCCCTGGGACACCCCCGCTCTCAAGCGCAAGCTTAACAATGCTTGGAGAGCTGATGCATTGGAGCTGGGGCTGGGCAGCCACAGCTTCTGCAG GAATCCAGACGGTGATGTAGGCCCCTGGTGTCACACTTACAAGAACATGCTGCTGACCTGGGAGCTGTGTGACATACCTAAATGCT CGAGGCGCCCATCTATCATCACCACTTCCGGCCCACGTGCCCCCACCCCTAACAACAATAACAGAG CAACATGTGGCCAGCGGTTAGACAACACCCTGAACCGGCCGGCGTTCCGCATGTTTGGGGGCAGAGAGAGCGACATCACGGAGCAGCCGTGGCAGGCAGTCATTAACGTCTACCAGGCCCGTCTCAGGCAACACTTCCACCGATGTGGAGGCATCCTCATTGACTCCTGCTGGGTCCTGTCTGCTGCACACTGCTTTGAGGAAAA TGATAAAGTAGAGAAGTTGGAAGTGATTTTGGGAAGAACATTTCGGAAGCAGAATTCCACCAGCGAGCAGATTTTCAAGGTTGAGAAGTACTGGATCCATGAGAAATTTGACAATGAAACATTTGACAATGACATTG CCCTCTTGAAGCTGAAGACGGACATTGGCATCTGTGCTGTAAACTCTCCGGAggtttttcctgtgtgtctgcctgaaCGTGGGCTGGTGCTGCCTGACTGGACTGAGTGTGAGATCTCAGGCTATGGAAGAGACACAGAAT TTTCTGCGGAGTACTCTGAGCGTGTGAAGAGAGGTTTCGTTCGCCTGTGGCCCAAAGAGCGCTGTGTCCCAGATGTGCTCTCTGGACGCCCAGTTACCTCCAACATGCTGTGTGCAGGTGACACCCGAGGCCTGGACGATGCCTGCAAG GGAGACTCTGGCGGCCCGCTCGTCTGCAGAAACAATGACAAGATGACTCTGATGGGTGTGATCAGCTGGGGCGATGGGTGTGGGCAGAGGGATAAGCCTGGGGTCTACACACGTGTCACCCATTACATCGACTGGATCAATGGCAAAATTACAGCAAACCCGGTCTAA
- the plat gene encoding tissue-type plasminogen activator isoform X1: MTRALGPLVLLSVLCCYLADNVELLRSKRGTRFYRGEPNRQPARRTLLIVHIKKSSPSFDTSLHCVDSQTSAVRSFGDTWLRWRGQRVEYCRCALRGRERCHVVPVINCYVSQCYNGGTCKEAVYTSDYICQCPPGFSGTHCEINTKESCVTGQGEGYRGTWSISHSGAECINWNSTSLRGRRFTARKVDASSLGLGNHNFCRNPDHDSSPWCYIYRGTQIVWEFCSMPKCPEDRYQECVLGSGQSYRGTASVTKSGSRCLPWDTPALKRKLNNAWRADALELGLGSHSFCRNPDGDVGPWCHTYKNMLLTWELCDIPKCSRRPSIITTSGPRAPTPNNNNRATCGQRLDNTLNRPAFRMFGGRESDITEQPWQAVINVYQARLRQHFHRCGGILIDSCWVLSAAHCFEENDKVEKLEVILGRTFRKQNSTSEQIFKVEKYWIHEKFDNETFDNDIALLKLKTDIGICAVNSPEVFPVCLPERGLVLPDWTECEISGYGRDTEFSAEYSERVKRGFVRLWPKERCVPDVLSGRPVTSNMLCAGDTRGLDDACKGDSGGPLVCRNNDKMTLMGVISWGDGCGQRDKPGVYTRVTHYIDWINGKITANPV, translated from the exons ATGACCAGAGCACTTGGTCCCCTAGtactcctctctgttctctgctgctACCTAGCGGACAAT gtggagctgctccGCTCTAAGAGAGGGACTCGTTTTTACCGAGGTGAGCCAAACAGGCAGCCAGCTAGACGGACGCTTTTGATTGTTCATATCAAGAAGTCTTCACCTTCCTTTGACACCTCCT taCATTGTGTGGATAGTCAGACGTCAGCAGTGCGTAGCTTTGGGGACACTTGGCTGCGATGGAGGGGACAGCGTGTGGAGTATTGCCGTTGTGCATTAAGGGGACGAGAGCGTTGTCATGTTGTGCCCGTCATCA ACTGCTACGTGTCTCAGTGCTATAACGGAGGAACCTGTAAGGAGGCAGTGTACACTTCAGACTACATTTGTCAGTGTCCTCCAGGCTTCAGTGGGACTCACTGTGAAATCA ACACCAAAGAGAGCTGTGTAACGGGGCAGGGTGAAGGGTACCGCGGCACATGGAGTATCAGCCATTCAGGTGCAGAGTGCATCAACTGGAACTCTACGTCTCTGAGAGGAAGGAGGTTCACAGCTAGAAAAGTGGACGCCAGCAGTCTTGGCTTGGGCAATCACAACTTCTGCAG GAACCCTGACCATGACAGCTCTCCTTGGTGTTACATCTATCGAGGCACTCAGATCGTCTGGGAGTTTTGTTCCATGCCCAAATGTCCCGAAG ATAGGTACCAAGAATGTGTGCTGGGCTCGGGTCAGTCATACAGAGGCACAGCATCTGTCACTAAGAGCGGCTCTCGCTGTCTCCCCTGGGACACCCCCGCTCTCAAGCGCAAGCTTAACAATGCTTGGAGAGCTGATGCATTGGAGCTGGGGCTGGGCAGCCACAGCTTCTGCAG GAATCCAGACGGTGATGTAGGCCCCTGGTGTCACACTTACAAGAACATGCTGCTGACCTGGGAGCTGTGTGACATACCTAAATGCT CGAGGCGCCCATCTATCATCACCACTTCCGGCCCACGTGCCCCCACCCCTAACAACAATAACAGAG CAACATGTGGCCAGCGGTTAGACAACACCCTGAACCGGCCGGCGTTCCGCATGTTTGGGGGCAGAGAGAGCGACATCACGGAGCAGCCGTGGCAGGCAGTCATTAACGTCTACCAGGCCCGTCTCAGGCAACACTTCCACCGATGTGGAGGCATCCTCATTGACTCCTGCTGGGTCCTGTCTGCTGCACACTGCTTTGAGGAAAA TGATAAAGTAGAGAAGTTGGAAGTGATTTTGGGAAGAACATTTCGGAAGCAGAATTCCACCAGCGAGCAGATTTTCAAGGTTGAGAAGTACTGGATCCATGAGAAATTTGACAATGAAACATTTGACAATGACATTG CCCTCTTGAAGCTGAAGACGGACATTGGCATCTGTGCTGTAAACTCTCCGGAggtttttcctgtgtgtctgcctgaaCGTGGGCTGGTGCTGCCTGACTGGACTGAGTGTGAGATCTCAGGCTATGGAAGAGACACAGAAT TTTCTGCGGAGTACTCTGAGCGTGTGAAGAGAGGTTTCGTTCGCCTGTGGCCCAAAGAGCGCTGTGTCCCAGATGTGCTCTCTGGACGCCCAGTTACCTCCAACATGCTGTGTGCAGGTGACACCCGAGGCCTGGACGATGCCTGCAAG GGAGACTCTGGCGGCCCGCTCGTCTGCAGAAACAATGACAAGATGACTCTGATGGGTGTGATCAGCTGGGGCGATGGGTGTGGGCAGAGGGATAAGCCTGGGGTCTACACACGTGTCACCCATTACATCGACTGGATCAATGGCAAAATTACAGCAAACCCGGTCTAA
- the plat gene encoding tissue-type plasminogen activator isoform X2, producing MTRALGPLVLLSVLCCYLADNVELLRSKRGTRFYRVHCVDSQTSAVRSFGDTWLRWRGQRVEYCRCALRGRERCHVVPVINCYVSQCYNGGTCKEAVYTSDYICQCPPGFSGTHCEINTKESCVTGQGEGYRGTWSISHSGAECINWNSTSLRGRRFTARKVDASSLGLGNHNFCRNPDHDSSPWCYIYRGTQIVWEFCSMPKCPEDRYQECVLGSGQSYRGTASVTKSGSRCLPWDTPALKRKLNNAWRADALELGLGSHSFCRNPDGDVGPWCHTYKNMLLTWELCDIPKCSRRPSIITTSGPRAPTPNNNNRATCGQRLDNTLNRPAFRMFGGRESDITEQPWQAVINVYQARLRQHFHRCGGILIDSCWVLSAAHCFEENDKVEKLEVILGRTFRKQNSTSEQIFKVEKYWIHEKFDNETFDNDIALLKLKTDIGICAVNSPEVFPVCLPERGLVLPDWTECEISGYGRDTEFSAEYSERVKRGFVRLWPKERCVPDVLSGRPVTSNMLCAGDTRGLDDACKGDSGGPLVCRNNDKMTLMGVISWGDGCGQRDKPGVYTRVTHYIDWINGKITANPV from the exons ATGACCAGAGCACTTGGTCCCCTAGtactcctctctgttctctgctgctACCTAGCGGACAAT gtggagctgctccGCTCTAAGAGAGGGACTCGTTTTTACCGAG taCATTGTGTGGATAGTCAGACGTCAGCAGTGCGTAGCTTTGGGGACACTTGGCTGCGATGGAGGGGACAGCGTGTGGAGTATTGCCGTTGTGCATTAAGGGGACGAGAGCGTTGTCATGTTGTGCCCGTCATCA ACTGCTACGTGTCTCAGTGCTATAACGGAGGAACCTGTAAGGAGGCAGTGTACACTTCAGACTACATTTGTCAGTGTCCTCCAGGCTTCAGTGGGACTCACTGTGAAATCA ACACCAAAGAGAGCTGTGTAACGGGGCAGGGTGAAGGGTACCGCGGCACATGGAGTATCAGCCATTCAGGTGCAGAGTGCATCAACTGGAACTCTACGTCTCTGAGAGGAAGGAGGTTCACAGCTAGAAAAGTGGACGCCAGCAGTCTTGGCTTGGGCAATCACAACTTCTGCAG GAACCCTGACCATGACAGCTCTCCTTGGTGTTACATCTATCGAGGCACTCAGATCGTCTGGGAGTTTTGTTCCATGCCCAAATGTCCCGAAG ATAGGTACCAAGAATGTGTGCTGGGCTCGGGTCAGTCATACAGAGGCACAGCATCTGTCACTAAGAGCGGCTCTCGCTGTCTCCCCTGGGACACCCCCGCTCTCAAGCGCAAGCTTAACAATGCTTGGAGAGCTGATGCATTGGAGCTGGGGCTGGGCAGCCACAGCTTCTGCAG GAATCCAGACGGTGATGTAGGCCCCTGGTGTCACACTTACAAGAACATGCTGCTGACCTGGGAGCTGTGTGACATACCTAAATGCT CGAGGCGCCCATCTATCATCACCACTTCCGGCCCACGTGCCCCCACCCCTAACAACAATAACAGAG CAACATGTGGCCAGCGGTTAGACAACACCCTGAACCGGCCGGCGTTCCGCATGTTTGGGGGCAGAGAGAGCGACATCACGGAGCAGCCGTGGCAGGCAGTCATTAACGTCTACCAGGCCCGTCTCAGGCAACACTTCCACCGATGTGGAGGCATCCTCATTGACTCCTGCTGGGTCCTGTCTGCTGCACACTGCTTTGAGGAAAA TGATAAAGTAGAGAAGTTGGAAGTGATTTTGGGAAGAACATTTCGGAAGCAGAATTCCACCAGCGAGCAGATTTTCAAGGTTGAGAAGTACTGGATCCATGAGAAATTTGACAATGAAACATTTGACAATGACATTG CCCTCTTGAAGCTGAAGACGGACATTGGCATCTGTGCTGTAAACTCTCCGGAggtttttcctgtgtgtctgcctgaaCGTGGGCTGGTGCTGCCTGACTGGACTGAGTGTGAGATCTCAGGCTATGGAAGAGACACAGAAT TTTCTGCGGAGTACTCTGAGCGTGTGAAGAGAGGTTTCGTTCGCCTGTGGCCCAAAGAGCGCTGTGTCCCAGATGTGCTCTCTGGACGCCCAGTTACCTCCAACATGCTGTGTGCAGGTGACACCCGAGGCCTGGACGATGCCTGCAAG GGAGACTCTGGCGGCCCGCTCGTCTGCAGAAACAATGACAAGATGACTCTGATGGGTGTGATCAGCTGGGGCGATGGGTGTGGGCAGAGGGATAAGCCTGGGGTCTACACACGTGTCACCCATTACATCGACTGGATCAATGGCAAAATTACAGCAAACCCGGTCTAA